The following coding sequences lie in one Lolium perenne isolate Kyuss_39 chromosome 2, Kyuss_2.0, whole genome shotgun sequence genomic window:
- the LOC127335942 gene encoding uncharacterized protein translates to MAGYRRTISFPTPRARTDAAANGKLAAAYRVRSASLPCRFHPLVLHLDDDVAALRLIIARGPSSSSSSVLSAQPQSAPAVTAAAAQVVRVLASLSDLLHHPQAQDPLRRLATSPSPLADRLLDDFLRLADAHGTFRESLVALAALQSETRAALRRGDPARLASAARAQRRAARGLPRLAAAARAVASRPPAPLPADLQPETAALAAAVADSAVAVASASAAVFSGVSALSNAAAAARVQVASTPCWITAAQTSPRTSSHQRVWWVADLVRWMSRAKRRSAGRQSIACANDDDASTSSTSSTARLRPEARVEPEERARKAALELHDNLERCIASVDASGDKVFRALVNTRVSLLNILSPTF, encoded by the coding sequence ATGGCCGGGTACCGCCGCACCATCTCCTTCCCGACCCCGAGGGCCAGGACGGACGCCGCCGCCAAcggcaagctcgccgccgcctaCCGCGTCCGCTCCGCCAGCCTCCCCTGCCGCTTCCACccgctcgtcctccacctcgacgACGACGTCGCCGCCCTGCGCCTCATCATCGCccgcggcccctcctcctcctcctcctccgtcctcAGCGCGCAGCCGCAGTCCGCGCCCGCCGTCACCGCGGCCGCCGCGCAGGTCGTGCGCGTGCTCGCCTCGCTCTCCGACCTACTCCACCACCCGCAGGCGCAGGACCCACTCCGCCGCCTCGCCACCTCCCCGTCCCCGCTCGCCGACCGCCTGCTCGACGACTTCCTCCGCCTGGCCGACGCGCACGGCACCTTCCGCGAGTCCCTCGTCGCCCTCGCCGCGCTCCAGTCCGAGACGCGCGCGGCCCTGCGCCGCGGCGACCCGGCCCGCCTCGCCTCCGCGGCGCGCGCgcagcgccgcgccgcccgcggcCTCCcgcgcctcgccgccgccgcgcgcgccgTGGCCTCCAGGCCCCCCGCGCCGCTCCCGGCGGACCTGCAGCCCGAGACGGCGGCCCTCGCGGCCGCGGTCGCCGACTCGGCCGTCGCGGTGgcgtccgcctccgccgccgtctTCTCCGGCGTCTCCGCGCTctccaacgccgccgccgccgcccgcgtccAGGTCGCCTCCACCCCGTGCTGGATCACCGCCGCCCAAACCTCGCCCAGAACGTCCTCCCACCAGCGCGTGTGGTGGGTCGCCGACCTCGTGCGCTGGATGTCGCGGGCCAAGCGCCGCTCCGCCGGGAGGCAATCCATAGCCTGCGCCAACGACGACGACGCGTCCACTTCATCCACCTCGTCCACGGCGCGGCTCCGGCCCGAGGCCCGCGTGGAGCCGGAGGAGCGGGCGAGGAAGGCCGCGCTCGAGCTGCACGACAACCTGGAGCGCTGCATCGCCAGCGTCGACGCCAGCGGCGACAAGGTCTTCCGGGCCCTCGTCAACACCAGAGTCTCCCTGCTCAACATCCTCAGCCCAACATTCTGA